The Pocillopora verrucosa isolate sample1 chromosome 9, ASM3666991v2, whole genome shotgun sequence genome includes the window ACGCGTTCAAATGTTCTTGTAAGATTTGAAGCACATGTAAATTCGCCTCTTTCTTCGTGAAACGTTATCCTAAGTGAATAAAAGTAAGGAAAACGAACGGCCAAAGCAACGAACCAAACGAACGCGATAACAAACTTCGAAGATTTGACAGTGAATAGTTCCTGTTTCAAAGGGAAGACAATAGCAAAAAATCTATCTATGGCCAATGTCATCAGCGTAAGAATCGAAACTAAAATGCCGACGCCGTGTAAATATGGAACGAGTTTACATAGCACTGAGCCAAACGTGTCTTCCACCAGCCATTCACTTCCTCGTAACCACATAACAATGAGCCGTGGCATGTACACCAGAGTGATAATCAAATCTGTAGCTGCCAGGTTCACAATGAAACAGTGAAAAGATTTTCGCATCGTTCTGTTACGCCGCACTACCATAATTGTCATGGTGTTACCCAGGGCTGATACCAAAATAATAACACAGTAAACAGCGACTCTTGTCACTCGTATGGCCGTGCTATTGCGATCGAAGCAACCTTCTTCAGAAGTAATGTTATGTACCGGTCCATTTAAGTTTGCATCGTCGAAAAAATTGTCAAGTGAGAAGTTGACCATAGTGAAACTTGAAGGACAGAAAGCTCACGTTTTTTTGCTCCTCAAAAGTTAGTCTCTTAATCCGACTTCAAGGTTGCAAGTCAACTAAAAGTTACCTTCAATTTGTAATAACATCAGCTTATCACAATGGACTTCCCTGACTTAGGCGGTAatgatttgatttgtttgtgCATGCATTTTACAAAGATTAATTCGTTACTTAAAGTAACTTCCTTTTGTCAATACATTGTTTACAGTCATGAGAAAGATATTAAGCTAAAACTAATATAATTTTTGACTCAAGATAAATACGAAATTTCGTGCATGACACAGCTGTTTTGTAAAAAGTAGACAGTAACTTCGAAGTGCATTTCACTTATCAGAATTAAGCCGCAAAATAAATTTTCGAAACGTTCGGTGAGAAACTCTGCTGGATTGGTTTGATAATTTGTATTTCTATAGGTGTTATCAGAGCGTCTATTGAAAGAGCCTGTGGCGCCGAAAGTTCAACAAAAAGGCTATGAATTTTAAGTGGAGAAAATTTCGGGCCTTCAGCACCCAGTCGCCTTTGTCCTTTGTGTATCGGGTTACATTAATTATCATTTGGATTTTTGGTGGATTTTCTTATGACTCGGAAGTGTTTTATTAAACGGAAATTGTACTTGAAAAGTGTCACCCTTAAGTGCAAATAATAAGGGTACAAAAGCAAAGAGAGAAATATCgctctcttaaaaaaaaataagaaaaggaaaagatactAAACGGTGACTCAATTTAACAATGCGTTATCTAACAAAAGCAAGTTTGGCTTACACGAATGAGTAATTCATCTCATTGCTGTTGCTTTATTCTAGCCTCCATGGCCACAAAACTTTTCAATTATTAATGCATTGTACTTTCTAGTCTATTATCATGTAAATGTATCTCCTTTTTTTTAGGTAATCGAGCTCCCATCTGGCCTCGTTTTGAAAGAGAGGCCAGATAGCCACTAGACATGAGTAATTAGCTTTCACTGCACTGATAGGAAaatcttttgaataaaggaTAGATAACTGTATATATCctctagacaaaaaaaaaaaaggaaaaaaaatcgcattttatattttttgtaaaaaacgGGATGAAGTTTGATTTAATCAACAGTGCCTTCTTTAATATCCTAAACCACACGTGTAAAGATGTTACGTTTGGGTTGGTAGGACTTACACGGTATGATGCAGCacccaaaaaaataaacagatttaGTTGTAATCATTATGGATGTTTTTTCATAATATTAGGAGTTTATCATTATGATTTTGATGAGAATGATCCAGTTAACTGAACTTGAGCCCCCCTAAGCATAAAGGACAGTGATACGAAGGAGAGTTGCATCTTAAGGCTTACACCTGTACGTTAAAAGCCGTGTACCTAGGTTATTAAATAGGaaaatttcttaatttaaaCGCTATGATTATGAAAACGAAATCATTACATGCCCGTGGGGTTGTGTGTAACGAGCTAGAAGtgtaggtaataacatgatttcgagtgcaatttggtgttaataaggACGAATgcatttttcaaagataacaaaaaatacACGAACCCGAAGAACAAgagcaatttgtagtctttgaaaaatgtacaagACATTATTAAACCaaactgcaagag containing:
- the LOC131775371 gene encoding RYamide receptor-like, which encodes MVNFSLDNFFDDANLNGPVHNITSEEGCFDRNSTAIRVTRVAVYCVIILVSALGNTMTIMVVRRNRTMRKSFHCFIVNLAATDLIITLVYMPRLIVMWLRGSEWLVEDTFGSVLCKLVPYLHGVGILVSILTLMTLAIDRFFAIVFPLKQELFTVKSSKFVIAFVWFVALAVRFPYFYSLRITFHEERGEFTCASNLTRTFERVNAREIYYTFLLIAFYALPFTVILASYSVIVVTLRRSKVPGDKEIAKLVKKSRDKASRKVIHMLLTVTAAFLFCWLTYFVAQIVFNPVPCYLRFWRIFLAHSNSAFNPCLYAVFNEKFRKGYKRLLFCGFR